One window from the genome of Candidatus Binatia bacterium encodes:
- the lpxD gene encoding UDP-3-O-(3-hydroxymyristoyl)glucosamine N-acyltransferase has product MLGTLDELAALVGGRVAGDGSVRIERIATVEDAGSDALTFATSQAFFAAAQASAAAAILVDAELAGEAGAKPLLVVENARHALARLLEECRPQRPRGPYRHPSAVVEPDARLAGDVYVGARAYVGRNAVVGAGSVIGPGAYVGDDVAIGESAWIHAGAAVMPGNRIGDRVVLHAGCVIGSEGFGWAFVDGRSERIPQIGNVVLENDVEIGANTCVDRAQTGSTRIGEGTKIDNLVQIGHNCRIGKHCVIAALTGLAGSTVIGDYVKVAGQVGFKGHIEVGSRVTIAGQSGVWSDVADGATISGNPAQDHRDELRREVMIRKLPKLFDRVEALERARKSETE; this is encoded by the coding sequence ATGCTGGGCACGTTGGATGAGCTCGCCGCGCTGGTCGGCGGTCGCGTCGCCGGCGACGGCAGCGTTCGCATCGAGCGGATCGCGACGGTCGAGGATGCCGGCAGCGACGCGCTGACGTTCGCGACGAGTCAGGCGTTTTTCGCGGCCGCGCAGGCGAGCGCGGCCGCCGCAATTTTGGTGGATGCGGAGCTCGCCGGCGAGGCCGGCGCGAAACCGCTGCTCGTCGTTGAGAACGCGCGTCACGCGCTGGCGCGGTTGCTCGAGGAGTGCAGGCCGCAGCGTCCGCGCGGTCCCTATCGCCATCCCAGCGCGGTCGTCGAACCCGACGCGCGGCTCGCCGGCGACGTCTACGTCGGGGCGCGTGCGTACGTCGGCCGCAACGCGGTCGTGGGCGCCGGCAGCGTGATCGGGCCGGGCGCATACGTCGGCGACGACGTCGCGATCGGAGAGTCGGCCTGGATACACGCCGGCGCCGCCGTGATGCCGGGAAACCGAATCGGCGACCGGGTCGTGCTGCACGCGGGCTGCGTGATCGGCAGCGAGGGTTTCGGTTGGGCCTTCGTGGACGGACGCTCCGAGCGGATACCGCAGATCGGGAACGTCGTGCTCGAAAACGACGTCGAGATCGGTGCGAACACGTGCGTCGATCGGGCGCAGACCGGCAGCACGCGAATCGGCGAGGGCACGAAGATCGATAACCTCGTGCAGATCGGACACAACTGCCGCATCGGAAAACACTGCGTGATTGCCGCGCTGACCGGATTGGCCGGCTCGACCGTGATCGGCGATTACGTCAAAGTCGCCGGGCAGGTCGGCTTCAAAGGACACATCGAGGTCGGATCGCGCGTTACGATCGCGGGACAGTCGGGGGTCTGGAGCGACGTCGCAGACGGAGCGACGATCTCGGGCAATCCGGCGCAAGACCACCGCGACGAACTCCGGAGAGAGGTCATGATTCGCAAGCTGCCAAAGCTGTTCGATCGTGTCGAGGCTTTGGAGCGCGCGCGAAAGAGCGAAACGGAGTAA
- a CDS encoding OmpH family outer membrane protein, translating into MSSRSKSAGLVRISAALVLTAAALAGTGCGPNVHSSTIRGTGYVRLDEIVKHHPLYPQLTQLDDAIAAIDLRSAAPQVPRSASQIAAQTAELNRELRAAGERTNKILAQKQRDYVQREQQAVSAALAAAGVKNAGAVAAQQMSGASAQQAQQATQAANQDLMAYQQSVVAQDNAATSSIARQLQVQASQKYRAKAEQLQQNETDLSLRLTQQDAATRLSIKMRLSNLALDPAARKDAESQLAALNSKEEAQIDAQRNADAATLRAYRAQLDRETSDSIRSQVGAINAQTQAKLDERRNQVGTQLRSLGPPTLPTNLSPNVQAQVAAIHKQFVGQFQADAGKTIQEYNDTKTDLDRQFAALHGADVGATGAAAKELNALQKRRGDLYQQIVSQVETDATRIAKDRGFSIVFVNIWAAGGGYDLTNQVIKDIESQHE; encoded by the coding sequence ATGAGCTCGCGAAGTAAGAGCGCCGGCCTCGTCCGAATCTCGGCCGCACTCGTCTTGACCGCCGCGGCACTGGCGGGGACGGGGTGCGGCCCAAACGTTCATTCCTCGACGATTCGCGGCACCGGCTACGTTCGGCTCGACGAGATCGTCAAGCACCATCCTCTCTATCCTCAGTTGACGCAGCTCGACGACGCGATCGCGGCGATCGATCTGCGTTCGGCGGCGCCGCAAGTTCCGCGCAGCGCGTCGCAGATCGCCGCGCAGACGGCCGAGCTGAACCGCGAGCTCCGCGCGGCGGGCGAGCGAACGAATAAGATCCTCGCGCAGAAGCAGCGCGACTACGTGCAGCGCGAGCAGCAGGCGGTGAGCGCCGCGCTCGCGGCCGCCGGCGTGAAGAACGCCGGCGCGGTGGCCGCACAGCAGATGAGCGGCGCATCCGCGCAGCAGGCGCAGCAAGCGACGCAGGCTGCGAACCAGGACCTCATGGCCTACCAGCAGAGCGTCGTGGCGCAGGACAACGCGGCGACCTCTTCGATCGCTCGCCAACTGCAAGTCCAGGCGTCGCAAAAGTACCGCGCCAAGGCCGAGCAGCTCCAGCAGAACGAGACCGATCTCTCGCTGCGACTGACGCAGCAAGACGCCGCGACGCGGCTCTCGATCAAGATGCGTCTCTCCAACCTCGCGCTCGATCCGGCGGCGCGCAAGGATGCCGAGTCGCAGCTCGCGGCGCTGAACTCAAAAGAGGAGGCGCAGATCGACGCCCAGCGCAACGCCGACGCGGCGACGCTGCGCGCCTACCGGGCCCAGCTCGACCGCGAGACGTCGGATTCCATACGCTCCCAGGTCGGAGCGATCAACGCGCAGACGCAAGCGAAGCTCGACGAGCGCCGAAACCAAGTCGGCACGCAGTTACGCAGCCTCGGACCGCCGACGCTTCCGACGAACCTTTCGCCGAACGTGCAAGCGCAGGTGGCGGCGATTCACAAGCAGTTCGTCGGCCAGTTCCAGGCCGATGCCGGTAAGACGATCCAAGAGTACAACGACACCAAGACCGACCTCGACCGTCAGTTCGCCGCGCTGCACGGCGCCGACGTCGGCGCGACCGGCGCGGCCGCGAAGGAGCTCAACGCGCTCCAGAAGCGCCGCGGCGACCTCTACCAGCAGATCGTCTCACAGGTCGAGACCGACGCCACGCGCATAGCCAAGGACCGCGGCTTCTCAATCGTCTTCGTCAACATCTGGGCTGCCGGGGGCGGCTACGACCTCACTAACCAAGTCATCAAGGATATCGAGAGCCAACACGAGTGA
- a CDS encoding translocation/assembly module TamB domain-containing protein — MRTRLTIGLLAGTILLSLVVAKRHEVLRLAIEGAGLAAGYSVRIGEQHVAWDAAEFLDLRVARGGEPLLFARRITLRYSPRDLLPASRHRFGLLAIEAIGAKVTLTRFRDGSFNFNVPRAGPPGPPQRPNGVPLRFSMRVRDAQIELREPTAYDPSAKDLRVRDINADGSIDSVAVTRYRARGVVIEQSPEPFTIAGRVDTMAGYAVHHARAPRFPMRALANYFAETPAVRVLGGTARNFDARIYALGVTPGAAPDYHVSLSLDVDNGRLALQSLAAPVEGIVARLDVVDNAFFVRDARATLAGIPLHFTGGTYDFTGGLTGRAELNIGVWGAGDLSGLRQAFAFARDQEISGHARLGVLVHGPIDDPVIVARVEAPHARYRTLPFEALSAGVVYNSNVVALSPLSVRYGGVALHLDGTLGLGRHLMSRFAVQVTGSASRLPYLDEMLGDEPILIDASATGTDLLFRVTGSAASARGVDRVASIVRMGPDGTANVDPFWFHTQRGDLDGGYILDRPHDTSAFWLIAGGLRMRAPRFQAFPGLSLPQIPPIDSRSVGMTVAGGGSGKDIVLAGLVNGSDASIAGVKFDRIDAAFGGNLQNASVNLLRATGPWGTFDGHGQFSSARFAAYGAYRGTFDGLQPFLGSAIPGHGALAGTVGVGIEPQRIVVVGSNLRMRGATLRGIPIERASLTLAVEGNRLRIYSASARAAGGDVVAAGVFPLAAPGAGRPQALSLVAKRLDAAQLHGIGLPIDRGTLSAAGNLGAGSPIPTFDGAVTIENGRIARFAISGNGDITLHGNEVGLHRVLGSLGTTYARVDGSIGALTSGSPAYALDADVPAARIAPALHSFGIPNYMTDGSFNARLHVGGRSVAPAVAGRVAVPAAEVNGLPFVDGSATLAADPAGVTIRNAAVLVGTTAAHFNAVVRPGINAIDVDAPRADLSDFNNFFDTGDTLDGSGSVKLAASSRNARISSSGDINVSGFRYRNLSVGDTKAVWSSERNAITGTVAVGGGEGTLRARGSIAVTPGAQWQSTLAQSRFDLTGDVNDLDLSFWIPALGLQGVPITGRASGEASVHGRFPEIALRTSARVESGTIGPLTLDSADVALHSAGRRILIDRAQLTTPELSASAAGSLSLEPSEPLDVRVHAATDDLAQLVYNVARLRVPLRGAFESTLKIGGTYRSPTFLAGFDGSDVVAYGIPIASLFGEVRLHRNALVLSDAGATFVRGQATLAGSLPLQLAPLRLAAADQPISFDLDVVGLDPAVFDAALGQNTKLGGTVDGHIGLSGTVRQPVIVGRVGLANGSYVSDLERVSITRMAGALTFNHTTASIERAYAQLGGGTLTGSGTVEFPSGFGSGDATFSMKAAARGAQLDLPAYGRGTLDAAIALNKRAHANALLSGNVTLSNAVLPFAAFLKAAQQSGAIAKTPIPLAFDLTAAAGKNVRVRGSGYGAGLDIGVAGSVKLAGTLAAPTLAGSFDSTGGTLTYFDRAFRVQQGSVSFNAADGVLPNLKAVATTTVVNPDPDRARNPYGSANITINVEGPIAGLKIALTSNPPGYTQDQILGLIAPFGGFFNGIDYSRQGMLARQQPNGITPLGTLSPIPNVNLQQRSTITVGQEAFNLLNAQFTAGLLAPMETSLGQGLGLSSINLTLGYYGNVGVTATRLLGKTVSAVYAVTFGLPQIQSFGLVAQPNPETSTTLNFYLQSGPQKLLQLPSTPVGYSAAYLTTQPLVGNTGFSLTYQRYFW, encoded by the coding sequence GTGCGCACCCGCCTTACGATCGGCCTGTTGGCCGGAACGATCCTGCTCTCACTCGTGGTTGCAAAGCGTCACGAGGTGCTGCGGCTCGCCATCGAGGGCGCCGGGCTCGCCGCCGGCTACTCGGTCAGGATCGGGGAGCAGCACGTTGCCTGGGACGCAGCTGAGTTTTTGGATCTGCGCGTCGCCCGCGGCGGCGAGCCGCTTCTCTTCGCGCGGCGCATAACGCTGCGCTACTCGCCGCGCGATCTTCTGCCCGCAAGCCGGCATCGCTTCGGACTGCTCGCCATCGAGGCGATCGGAGCGAAGGTGACGCTGACGCGCTTTCGCGACGGCAGTTTCAACTTCAACGTCCCGCGAGCCGGACCGCCGGGCCCGCCGCAACGCCCGAACGGCGTGCCGCTGCGCTTCTCGATGCGCGTGCGCGACGCGCAGATCGAGCTGCGCGAACCGACGGCGTACGATCCGAGCGCAAAGGACCTTCGCGTTCGCGATATCAACGCCGATGGATCCATCGACAGCGTTGCGGTCACGCGGTATCGGGCGCGCGGCGTCGTGATCGAGCAGTCGCCGGAACCGTTCACGATCGCCGGCCGCGTGGATACGATGGCCGGCTATGCCGTCCACCACGCGCGCGCGCCGCGCTTTCCGATGCGCGCGCTGGCGAATTACTTCGCGGAGACGCCGGCCGTGCGCGTGCTCGGCGGGACGGCGCGAAACTTTGACGCGCGGATCTACGCGCTCGGCGTGACGCCCGGCGCGGCGCCCGACTACCACGTCAGCTTGAGCCTCGACGTGGATAACGGCCGGCTCGCGCTCCAATCGCTTGCGGCGCCGGTCGAGGGAATCGTCGCGCGCCTCGACGTCGTCGATAACGCCTTCTTCGTGCGCGACGCGCGCGCGACGCTTGCCGGCATCCCGTTGCACTTTACCGGCGGCACGTACGACTTCACCGGCGGGCTCACCGGCCGTGCGGAGCTCAACATCGGCGTCTGGGGAGCCGGCGACCTTTCGGGGCTGCGGCAGGCGTTCGCGTTCGCCCGCGATCAGGAGATCTCGGGGCACGCTCGCCTCGGCGTGCTCGTGCACGGTCCGATCGACGATCCCGTGATCGTCGCTCGCGTGGAGGCCCCGCACGCGCGCTACCGCACGCTGCCGTTCGAGGCGCTCTCGGCCGGCGTCGTCTACAATAGCAACGTCGTCGCGCTCTCGCCGCTGAGCGTCCGGTACGGCGGCGTCGCGCTCCACCTCGACGGGACGCTCGGCCTCGGACGGCACCTCATGTCGCGGTTCGCGGTGCAGGTCACCGGAAGCGCGAGCCGTCTGCCCTACCTCGACGAGATGCTCGGTGACGAGCCGATTCTCATCGACGCGAGCGCGACCGGAACCGACCTGCTCTTCCGCGTCACCGGGAGTGCGGCGTCGGCACGCGGCGTCGATCGCGTCGCCTCGATCGTCCGTATGGGTCCGGACGGCACGGCGAACGTCGACCCTTTCTGGTTCCACACGCAGCGCGGCGATCTCGACGGCGGCTACATCCTCGACCGGCCGCACGACACGAGCGCCTTCTGGCTGATCGCCGGCGGATTGCGAATGCGCGCGCCGAGATTTCAAGCGTTTCCCGGCCTGTCGCTCCCGCAGATCCCGCCGATCGATTCGCGCTCCGTCGGCATGACGGTCGCAGGCGGAGGCTCGGGCAAAGATATCGTTCTTGCCGGGCTTGTGAACGGAAGCGACGCGAGCATCGCCGGCGTCAAGTTCGATCGCATAGACGCCGCGTTCGGCGGCAATCTGCAGAACGCGTCGGTCAACCTTCTTCGCGCGACGGGGCCGTGGGGAACGTTCGACGGTCACGGTCAGTTTTCGTCGGCGCGGTTCGCCGCGTACGGCGCGTATCGTGGAACGTTCGACGGCCTGCAGCCCTTCCTCGGCAGCGCGATCCCGGGCCACGGAGCGCTCGCCGGAACCGTCGGTGTCGGCATCGAGCCGCAACGCATCGTCGTCGTCGGCTCGAATCTGCGGATGCGCGGCGCGACCCTGCGCGGCATTCCGATCGAACGCGCGAGCCTCACCCTGGCGGTCGAAGGCAATCGTCTGCGCATCTACTCGGCGTCGGCGCGCGCCGCTGGCGGCGACGTCGTCGCGGCCGGCGTCTTCCCGCTCGCAGCGCCGGGCGCGGGCCGGCCGCAAGCGCTCTCGCTCGTCGCGAAGCGGCTGGACGCCGCGCAACTTCACGGCATCGGGCTGCCGATAGATCGCGGCACGCTCTCGGCTGCGGGAAATCTCGGCGCCGGCTCGCCGATACCGACGTTCGACGGCGCCGTTACGATCGAGAACGGGCGCATCGCGCGCTTCGCGATCAGCGGGAACGGCGATATCACGCTGCACGGCAACGAAGTCGGGCTCCACCGCGTGCTCGGCTCGCTCGGCACGACGTACGCGCGCGTCGACGGCAGTATCGGCGCTCTGACGTCGGGCTCGCCGGCCTACGCCCTCGACGCCGACGTTCCCGCCGCGCGGATTGCGCCGGCGCTGCACTCCTTCGGCATTCCGAATTACATGACGGACGGTTCGTTCAACGCGCGGCTCCACGTCGGGGGACGCAGCGTAGCCCCGGCCGTCGCCGGTCGCGTCGCGGTTCCCGCGGCGGAGGTCAACGGGCTTCCCTTCGTCGACGGCAGCGCGACGCTCGCCGCCGATCCTGCCGGCGTCACGATCCGCAATGCGGCCGTGCTCGTCGGAACGACCGCGGCGCATTTCAACGCCGTCGTCCGGCCGGGCATCAACGCGATCGACGTCGACGCTCCGCGCGCCGATCTCTCCGACTTCAACAATTTCTTCGACACGGGCGACACGCTCGACGGCAGCGGCAGCGTGAAGCTCGCTGCCTCGTCACGCAACGCCCGCATCTCCTCGAGCGGCGACATCAACGTCAGCGGCTTCCGCTATCGCAACCTCTCCGTCGGCGACACGAAGGCCGTCTGGTCGAGCGAGCGCAACGCAATTACGGGAACGGTTGCGGTGGGCGGCGGAGAGGGAACGCTTCGCGCGCGCGGTTCGATCGCGGTAACGCCCGGCGCGCAATGGCAGTCGACGCTCGCGCAGTCGCGTTTCGATCTCACCGGCGACGTGAACGACCTCGATCTCTCGTTCTGGATCCCGGCGCTCGGCCTGCAAGGCGTCCCGATCACCGGCCGAGCCTCGGGTGAGGCGAGCGTCCACGGGCGCTTTCCGGAGATCGCGCTGCGCACGAGCGCGCGCGTCGAGAGCGGGACGATCGGCCCGCTGACGCTCGACAGCGCCGACGTGGCGCTGCACAGCGCGGGCCGCCGCATCCTCATCGACCGCGCGCAACTGACGACGCCGGAGCTCTCGGCGTCGGCGGCGGGTTCGCTGAGCCTCGAGCCGAGCGAACCGCTCGACGTGCGCGTGCATGCCGCGACCGACGATCTCGCGCAGCTCGTCTACAACGTCGCGCGTCTGCGCGTCCCGCTTCGCGGCGCCTTCGAATCCACGCTGAAGATCGGCGGCACGTACCGTTCGCCGACGTTCCTCGCCGGCTTCGATGGAAGCGACGTCGTCGCGTACGGCATCCCGATCGCGTCGCTCTTCGGCGAGGTGCGCCTCCACCGCAACGCGCTCGTGCTCTCCGACGCAGGCGCGACGTTCGTGCGCGGTCAGGCGACGCTGGCCGGCTCGCTTCCGCTTCAACTCGCGCCGCTTCGGCTTGCCGCTGCGGATCAGCCGATCAGCTTCGACCTCGACGTCGTCGGGCTCGACCCGGCGGTCTTCGACGCGGCGCTCGGCCAGAACACGAAGCTCGGCGGCACGGTCGACGGACACATCGGACTCTCCGGCACCGTTCGCCAGCCGGTGATCGTCGGCCGCGTCGGGCTCGCAAACGGATCGTACGTCAGCGATCTCGAGCGGGTCTCGATCACGCGCATGGCGGGTGCGCTGACGTTCAACCATACGACCGCTTCGATCGAGCGCGCCTACGCGCAGCTCGGCGGCGGCACGCTCACCGGTTCCGGAACGGTCGAGTTTCCGAGCGGCTTTGGCTCCGGCGACGCGACGTTTTCGATGAAGGCCGCGGCGCGCGGGGCGCAACTCGACCTCCCCGCCTACGGCCGCGGCACGCTCGACGCCGCGATCGCGCTGAACAAACGCGCGCACGCCAACGCGCTGCTCTCGGGGAACGTAACGCTCAGCAACGCGGTGCTGCCGTTCGCGGCGTTCCTGAAGGCGGCGCAGCAATCGGGCGCGATCGCGAAGACGCCGATTCCGCTCGCCTTCGACTTGACCGCCGCGGCCGGCAAGAACGTGCGCGTGCGCGGCAGCGGATATGGTGCGGGTCTCGACATCGGCGTCGCGGGGTCGGTGAAACTCGCCGGAACGCTCGCCGCGCCGACGCTTGCCGGCTCGTTCGATTCGACCGGCGGCACGCTAACCTACTTCGACCGCGCCTTTCGCGTGCAGCAAGGCAGCGTGAGCTTCAACGCGGCCGACGGCGTCTTGCCGAATCTCAAAGCAGTCGCGACGACGACCGTCGTCAATCCCGATCCGGATCGCGCGCGCAATCCGTACGGCAGCGCGAACATCACGATCAACGTCGAGGGTCCGATCGCGGGATTGAAGATCGCCCTGACCTCGAATCCGCCCGGCTACACGCAAGACCAAATCCTCGGTTTGATTGCGCCGTTTGGAGGTTTCTTCAACGGCATCGATTACAGCCGTCAGGGAATGCTCGCGCGCCAGCAGCCCAACGGCATCACGCCGCTCGGCACGCTCTCGCCGATTCCGAACGTCAACCTGCAGCAGCGCAGCACGATCACGGTCGGCCAGGAAGCCTTCAATTTGCTCAACGCGCAGTTTACCGCCGGCCTGCTGGCGCCAATGGAGACGTCGCTCGGACAAGGCCTCGGACTATCGAGCATCAACCTCACGCTCGGCTACTACGGCAACGTGGGCGTCACGGCGACGCGGCTGCTCGGAAAGACGGTAAGCGCCGTCTACGCAGTGACCTTCGGTCTGCCGCAGATCCAATCGTTCGGGCTCGTGGCGCAGCCGAATCCCGAGACCTCGACGACGCTCAACTTCTACTTGCAGAGCGGGCCCCAGAAGCTCTTGCAGTTGCCGAGCACCCCGGTCGGCTACAGCGCCGCCTATCTGACGACCCAGCCGTTGGTCGGAAACACCGGCTTTAGCCTCACCTATCAGCGTTATTTCTGGTGA
- the lpxC gene encoding UDP-3-O-acyl-N-acetylglucosamine deacetylase, whose translation MMQATLREPFHFEGIGLHTGAPAAIQVRPAQPDVGITFVLGSTRVPAAIENVVDTSRATVLGRDGASVSTTEHLLSALFAMGVSNAEIDVDGPEIPAGDGSSLEFVAAIQRAGIEQQSRPRRVFEMDEPQFVRAGDRMIAVLPSPEFRVRFVADFPPPIGTQYYDGAIDAQSYRDEIAGARTFAYLHEIEALWKRGLGRGGSLENALVFAPDGPMQPLRWPTEAVRHKVLDLIGDLALLGAWPQCEIVAIKSGHELHASIVRALRARMRVPSA comes from the coding sequence ATGATGCAGGCGACGCTGCGAGAGCCGTTTCATTTCGAAGGCATCGGGCTGCACACGGGCGCACCGGCTGCGATCCAGGTTCGGCCGGCGCAACCCGACGTGGGAATCACCTTCGTTCTCGGATCGACGCGCGTTCCCGCCGCCATCGAAAACGTCGTCGACACGTCGCGCGCCACCGTGCTGGGCCGCGACGGCGCGAGCGTCTCCACGACCGAGCATCTGCTCTCCGCGCTCTTCGCGATGGGCGTCAGCAACGCGGAGATCGACGTCGACGGCCCGGAAATCCCCGCCGGAGACGGGAGCTCGTTGGAGTTCGTCGCGGCGATCCAGCGCGCTGGGATCGAGCAGCAGTCGCGGCCGCGGCGAGTATTCGAGATGGACGAGCCGCAGTTCGTACGCGCGGGCGACCGCATGATAGCGGTTCTTCCGTCGCCGGAGTTTCGCGTGCGTTTCGTCGCGGATTTTCCGCCGCCGATCGGCACGCAGTATTACGACGGGGCGATCGACGCGCAATCGTATCGCGACGAGATCGCGGGCGCGCGAACCTTTGCCTACCTGCACGAAATCGAGGCGCTGTGGAAGCGCGGCTTGGGCCGCGGGGGAAGCCTGGAGAACGCGCTCGTCTTCGCGCCCGACGGGCCGATGCAGCCGTTACGCTGGCCGACCGAAGCCGTGCGCCACAAGGTGCTCGACTTGATCGGGGATCTCGCGCTCCTCGGCGCGTGGCCGCAATGCGAGATCGTCGCGATCAAGAGCGGGCACGAGCTGCACGCCTCGATCGTCCGAGCGTTGCGCGCGCGCATGCGCGTGCCGTCCGCATAG
- a CDS encoding POTRA domain-containing protein produces MTFNPARRAGILKWWARILLPLFAAAVIGAPAFAAPAPKIVSVDVTGNLHVPTATIMAVVAARPGQSYDPKVVQQDLARINALGYFADIAPPLVRARPNGVAITYRVVENPVLTKILFTGNQKVPSDTLTALMDLSVGQVFNTNTFRQDVLKINNYYERIGYGGQVPTHVKDINLDPKTGVLTLVIQEGLVVKHIVIGGDPLLPPPFILNSLTLKPGSVYSDAVRDADYKALQKLYEDRFHIEVGNFEGGIVPSSIDLQAGTADVKYNIYVARIAVVEITGNTRTKDQVIRRELRERPGMVVNTDAIKHDYQRLNALNFFSKVEPDIKPGPDPKKPQDVTLVWHVTEQRTASASVGFGYSGGLTGLGLYATLGFSDNNLHGTGNSGGIQFEEGARTGIAQLTLSVPYLGNTPQGMKYSAGGSIFTNHTTYYYPIYAVSGSGTSVASNSTIPIPVTLYPSTNSSQISNTDATNTSSSNGVTGNVGRRLSDYTILSLAMTAEKIRYNTTVPSPYYFQGNQPNIFIGPTPGPINNTPQNYGGSFGIAASSIANVNTGNPYNLVTTGLSLQTITLDDPFNPREGIHALFSATLSNPHLGSNFSFTQSTIDLAKFFPVLKDATLGIHGIADNSSGIIPPSSLFTFSDQQMRGYNTVFYATNAYLGQIELRQPVALDRRITLAVFVDELDYHIRGAYPLLDPYTNRITGYPSNWALYGDAGFGIRFDVPQLGLRTVRIDFAKGVNGTHTSFGIGQSF; encoded by the coding sequence ATGACCTTCAACCCCGCGCGCCGCGCGGGCATTTTGAAATGGTGGGCGAGGATTCTTCTCCCGCTCTTCGCGGCGGCCGTCATCGGCGCTCCGGCGTTTGCGGCACCTGCCCCGAAGATCGTCTCGGTGGACGTCACCGGGAACCTCCACGTCCCCACCGCGACGATCATGGCGGTCGTGGCGGCTCGGCCCGGTCAATCGTACGATCCGAAGGTCGTGCAGCAGGACCTGGCTCGCATCAACGCGCTCGGATACTTCGCCGACATCGCGCCGCCGCTCGTGCGCGCGCGCCCGAACGGCGTGGCGATCACGTACCGCGTCGTCGAGAACCCGGTGCTGACGAAGATCCTCTTCACCGGCAATCAGAAGGTGCCGAGCGACACGCTGACGGCGCTGATGGATCTTTCCGTCGGCCAAGTCTTCAACACGAACACGTTTCGCCAAGACGTTCTCAAGATCAATAACTACTACGAGCGCATCGGTTACGGCGGCCAGGTGCCGACCCACGTCAAAGACATCAACCTCGATCCGAAGACCGGCGTCCTCACGCTCGTCATTCAAGAGGGTCTCGTCGTCAAGCACATCGTCATCGGCGGCGACCCGCTCCTTCCGCCTCCGTTCATCTTGAACTCGCTGACCCTCAAGCCGGGGAGCGTCTACTCCGACGCCGTCCGCGACGCCGATTACAAAGCGCTGCAGAAACTCTACGAAGATAGATTCCACATCGAAGTCGGGAACTTCGAGGGCGGCATCGTGCCGTCGTCGATCGACCTTCAAGCGGGCACCGCCGACGTGAAATACAACATCTACGTCGCGCGGATCGCGGTCGTCGAGATCACGGGCAATACGCGAACGAAGGATCAAGTGATCCGCCGCGAGTTGCGCGAGCGGCCCGGCATGGTCGTCAACACCGACGCGATCAAGCACGACTACCAGCGCCTCAACGCGCTCAACTTCTTCTCGAAGGTCGAGCCCGACATCAAGCCGGGTCCCGATCCGAAGAAGCCGCAGGACGTCACGCTCGTCTGGCACGTCACCGAGCAGCGCACCGCGTCGGCCTCGGTCGGCTTCGGATACTCGGGCGGCCTCACCGGCCTCGGCCTCTACGCGACGCTCGGTTTCTCCGACAACAACCTGCACGGAACCGGAAACTCGGGCGGCATACAGTTCGAAGAGGGCGCGCGCACGGGCATCGCGCAACTGACGCTCTCCGTTCCCTATCTCGGCAACACCCCGCAGGGAATGAAATACTCGGCCGGCGGGTCGATCTTCACGAACCACACGACCTATTACTATCCGATCTATGCGGTCTCGGGCTCCGGCACGTCGGTGGCGAGCAACTCGACGATTCCGATTCCGGTCACGCTCTATCCGAGCACGAACTCGTCGCAGATTTCCAACACCGACGCGACGAACACGTCGAGCTCGAACGGCGTGACGGGCAACGTCGGGCGGCGTCTGAGCGATTACACGATCCTCTCGCTCGCGATGACCGCCGAGAAGATCCGGTATAACACGACGGTTCCGTCGCCGTACTACTTCCAAGGTAACCAGCCGAACATCTTTATCGGACCGACGCCGGGACCGATCAACAACACGCCGCAGAACTACGGCGGGTCGTTCGGTATTGCGGCTTCGTCGATCGCCAACGTCAACACCGGAAATCCCTACAATCTCGTTACGACCGGCCTGAGCCTGCAGACGATCACGCTCGACGATCCGTTCAATCCGCGCGAAGGAATTCACGCGCTCTTCTCGGCGACGCTCTCGAACCCGCATCTCGGCTCGAACTTCTCGTTCACGCAGAGCACGATCGACCTTGCGAAGTTCTTCCCCGTGCTGAAGGACGCCACGCTCGGCATCCACGGCATCGCCGATAACTCGAGCGGCATCATACCGCCGAGCTCGCTCTTCACGTTCTCCGACCAGCAGATGCGCGGCTATAACACCGTCTTCTACGCTACCAACGCGTACTTGGGACAGATCGAGCTGCGCCAACCGGTCGCGCTCGACCGCCGCATCACGCTCGCCGTCTTCGTCGACGAGCTCGACTACCATATTCGCGGCGCGTACCCGCTGCTCGATCCGTACACGAATCGGATCACCGGGTATCCGTCGAACTGGGCGCTCTACGGGGACGCCGGCTTCGGCATCCGTTTCGACGTGCCGCAACTCGGTCTGCGCACGGTGCGCATTGATTTTGCCAAAGGCGTCAACGGCACGCACACGAGCTTCGGTATCGGCCAAAGCTTCTAA